In one window of Chryseobacterium phocaeense DNA:
- a CDS encoding META domain-containing protein: MKNLFLSIGAAAILASCGSMSSASASKVGKAQPALANTKWTLADNVKGKVPTLNIEGEKINGNGGCNNYFGTAKIDPSTGDFSAGQMGSTKMMCNNMSVEQNFLDMVGKANKYVISGTTLELYKDNLLLLKFNKAE, encoded by the coding sequence ATGAAAAATCTTTTTTTAAGTATAGGTGCGGCGGCTATCCTGGCGTCGTGCGGTTCAATGTCCAGTGCTTCTGCATCAAAAGTAGGGAAGGCCCAACCAGCATTGGCGAATACCAAATGGACATTGGCAGATAACGTGAAAGGTAAGGTTCCGACCCTTAATATTGAAGGTGAAAAGATCAATGGAAACGGAGGATGCAACAACTATTTCGGAACAGCTAAAATAGATCCTTCTACAGGTGATTTTTCTGCAGGTCAGATGGGATCTACCAAAATGATGTGCAACAATATGAGCGTGGAACAGAATTTTCTGGATATGGTAGGGAAAGCCAATAAATATGTGATTTCCGGAACTACCCTGGAGCTTTACAAAGATAATTTGCTGCTGTTGAAATTCAACAAAGCTGAATAA